The sequence below is a genomic window from Alphaproteobacteria bacterium LSUCC0719.
GATGTAAGCCAGTATCGCCACAGCGGTGATATCGAGGCTGAACAACGCATTCCACCCTGCCATCGAGAGTCCGAACAGGGACCATGGCACGTCGTCGCAGCGGACAACAGGCGTCGCCAGAAGCTGGTCGACCAGATCCGCCATATTCGCCCCCGACGCCAGATTTGCCGTGCATCCTGTCGGTCCGTCCCACAGTGACCATTCGACCCCGGCGTGATAGCCGGCCACGGCAAAGCTTGCCAGCGCGGCGGCGGCGACGCCAAGCAGGCCTATACGGGCTGGCAGCATCAAACCCCCGATACCGGCGGCGGCGATCACCCCGACATGCGCCCAGCGTTGCCAGATGCACAGGCTGCAGGGTGCCATGCCGCCGACATATTCAAACAGGAAAGCCCCGATCAGAAGTGCGACCGAGATACCGGCGCAGATGATCAGCCCGTTTCGGGGCGCCAGGATTACCGACAGTTCGGCACCAAGCGAAGGGCGGGGTGCAGGTGTCAATGGACCAGCCACAGCGCGCCTCCAATCAGAAAGACAAGTGTGCTGAGCAGGGCCATGACAATGCGCGCATCGCCATGGTGGCGGGCAATGCCGGCAACAATGGCAAAGCGCAGGCCGCGACCGACAAGCGAGGTGGCAAGAAATGGCACCAGCGCAAAGCCGGCAATTCCGGCACTGACGGCGATAACCTTGTAGGGAAGCGGGGTGAAGGCGCCGATAAAGACAAGGATAATGCCAAAGGTGACGAACCCGTCCTGAACGGCGGCGAATTTCTCCGGCGCGGCAATGACATGTGGCAGCATGGCCAGGATCTGTTCGATGCCGACACCAAGACCCGCACCAAGCGCCCAGCCAAGCCCGCCACCAATGATCGAGGCGATGGTGCATCCAGCGGTCAGCCGGATCCATGCCGCAGGTCTGGCCAGCACCGTGGCGACCAGAAGCGGGTCGACGGGTATCGGGATGATGATCGATTCCAGCACCGCAAACAGCCACATCAGACGTTCGGCGGCAGCCGTCCCGGCGATGCCTATGACATTGTCATACCGGTCTTTGCAGTAGCGCCAGAGTGATGTCATCACGGGCCTCGGTCAAATCCCTGAGAGATGATGCCCTGAAAGATGATGCAGGGTGATGGTACGAGTGGGGGGACTCGAACCCCCAAGCCCTTGCGGGCGGTGGATTTTGAATCCACTGCGTCTACCAATTCCGCCACACTCGCATGTTCCAGCCACGGTACTAACCGACCCCCCCGTCACTGGCAAGCCTCTGCTTGACATGTTGTGTCAGATTTTCCAGATGCGGATCCGAAATGCCATTCTCGCGAAGCGCTGCGACCGTATCGAAAAGATAGTCGCGGCATGGCCCGATAAAGCCGCTTGCGGCGGCGATCACGCCAGCCTCATCCTCGATCGACATCGGGGCGGCATAATTCGGTCGTTCCGGTCTGGCGACAAATCCGATCGCAGATTTGTGACCCTGCGGGGTATGCAGCGTCAGCCACCGCGCGCGATAGGCCATGGTGATCATCTCGCGACGCCACAGCAGATCAAGCTCGGAAATCGCCGTTTCGGGATTGAGCCGAAACCCAACCCCGGTGCAGCTGCCGCCGCGGTCAAGCGCCAGCACCAGCCCCGGACAGTCGGGCGATCCACGGCCAAGCCGTGTCCACAGGCAGAACCGCCGGTGATTGCCATATATGCGGGCGGGTGATTGTTCGACATAGTCGATCACCGGATTGAAAATCAGGCTGCCATAGCCAAAAATCCAGATGTCGGAGCAATCGGCATCATCCGGGACGAGCTGGCGGCGCGAGGCGTAAAGTTCGTCTTCAGACGCAATATCGACAGCACCGTCATTGCGCTCATTCGCCATTTTCATGATGGTGCCAGAAGCCAGGCTTTCGCGGGTAACTTTCAGGATTGGTTCATCCGTCATAACCCTCGTCACCCTCCGCTGGCGAGGAACCGTCGCCAATATGGCGAATAACCCGTTGCGGGAAGGGAATATCGATTCCCCGCGCATCGAGAACACCTTTCAGCCTGCGGTTCAGGTCCCAGTAAAGATCAAAGAAATCATCATATTCCGCATAGGCGCGAAGCCGCACATTGATGGCGCTGTCGCCATAGCTGACAACCAGGAATCGCGGTGCCGGATCCGCCAGGACACGGGCATCCTCGGCAAGTTCCATCATCGCCGCCTCGACCTCGTCGAGGTTGCTGTCATAGCTGACGCCGATATCAAGATCGAGCCGCCTTGTGCCATAGCGCGCATGGTTGATGATATTGGATGTCC
It includes:
- a CDS encoding disulfide bond formation protein B; this translates as MAGPLTPAPRPSLGAELSVILAPRNGLIICAGISVALLIGAFLFEYVGGMAPCSLCIWQRWAHVGVIAAAGIGGLMLPARIGLLGVAAAALASFAVAGYHAGVEWSLWDGPTGCTANLASGANMADLVDQLLATPVVRCDDVPWSLFGLSMAGWNALFSLDITAVAILAYIFGGRIARQT
- a CDS encoding YqaA family protein → MTSLWRYCKDRYDNVIGIAGTAAAERLMWLFAVLESIIIPIPVDPLLVATVLARPAAWIRLTAGCTIASIIGGGLGWALGAGLGVGIEQILAMLPHVIAAPEKFAAVQDGFVTFGIILVFIGAFTPLPYKVIAVSAGIAGFALVPFLATSLVGRGLRFAIVAGIARHHGDARIVMALLSTLVFLIGGALWLVH
- a CDS encoding gamma-glutamylcyclotransferase yields the protein MTDEPILKVTRESLASGTIMKMANERNDGAVDIASEDELYASRRQLVPDDADCSDIWIFGYGSLIFNPVIDYVEQSPARIYGNHRRFCLWTRLGRGSPDCPGLVLALDRGGSCTGVGFRLNPETAISELDLLWRREMITMAYRARWLTLHTPQGHKSAIGFVARPERPNYAAPMSIEDEAGVIAAASGFIGPCRDYLFDTVAALRENGISDPHLENLTQHVKQRLASDGGVG